A DNA window from Calliphora vicina chromosome 1, idCalVici1.1, whole genome shotgun sequence contains the following coding sequences:
- the LOC135960161 gene encoding uncharacterized protein LOC135960161, which translates to MANNERDKIFKSWSGISEVALIKEVATKGEHIQLCIQYWARKRKMSVTEYELFFHDVVQTYVNRLLTERLVCKAENVLRNVQRDVKCFYYQFACESNDPELRELIMEHLIKKEPCDDYEHHMQNLKFHWELLQQIKKSETIMANIKKHMRRVNLESLMALDSATQQRLMIELYFETHNQVLLQHINKFVMWDYLIDTKQIEEIIRWCRIQHTSKDHKPCIAGLSELESKYFQWTLESEMYKYALRSLQDNSDSVLRNYFASAGYFFEDEIHSVPAVLQRICLTESFDQNNDNIKGLPLARFMFDHKFYYLLLYDFVGTRQLEELSELLSEHRPLLKFLVVLKTNSFQDLEGFKEISFYATKYLESVGVDFEQEQALATLFEFLTTEPSMSNLQCSATSGTLKTLTYLKIIHHQQQNETTNTIEHGLPNVYDLLKTFKELDFKRLTKDANVYGKCSRFSEQPKQDGKTILQYTFRLNFLHYIKQSRCAYAVYLMLLEQLQNYAQITETHLFSACECVYDMALQSSSTDTEVITHSIAFCEMLGFDTQQLRCFLKLKKYLTNGVDSQHSQNIVSILQKSERILIQRLENECIFPLNEYTAIMYINGIARSVNNTSNDHVSLVMQHYATLNDYWRLLVLLQYFEISLDQIKNLVKYFTILPMGDHLLRALAFATQINERSTGLKRRTSLTRRQLKQNKQRRKENKTAVTTTSMETMTSSFASCHESSGIANDLEPNNDRFVADCINGGPDLFALIILYTNATKGNDIEKIDDLNKFLECMQQKQNRATTSTVVNYLRTAVEQHLPIMAVLAASINGKDDCNLDWCWLVWLSVTTNQWSNVLRLAVGINIHSFPWNLIENLVRQCQIKSLVRSFSIFYPHNALLHLFNFLELTLQSEFGDKAVHELHLYALAWSNDDVRLPLNPWSKREKLMKRTIWLLLSHLKNNFESITDQMKFLTCVCQSGLSDITAQLDFCLLRGFCEILQLAGNGATQRFPLNFIELIQNESGENKEYERILNCVLAAKEYDIAVRLASLLHKPISDIVYSKWVNSLELQLALPTVENFDNYKFPFEQYEQEVSTHSLPPETLVNFLLYASSRLPSKSFRSRFYVLQKALNVIKHHHLFPNESFDRDQIEYDMIINYLLLEDEDVSTLTLYHSEYYEEIMLSERCVLYKSFLELKELAGIEDLNISSKIDLDERQKSKLESLLHHLLDDGDIVEALRLQELFDVRPLDLRFVVFCMALAESMSNIYAMSADERQLLAEIERSSFSKFTKRTLCATTGGSGSYLSDSSSTLEFEEIPSKEKQETLAILQGIASKLKFGVTIAKRVICCYRAAMYLDKEYLDVLRTKDVQILLQSIAEEICLHRLLVVSDILTSTHMEPQEIAELLAFEITTAVVRPRFYIFSPDQQAKHMFRNADLWGYNIDRDLHLFLELTPDRTKLGACLLEYCDALKLYRKYQDNKPYEQNIYFERLAEIIAQYGQPNNSSTGNANNNLNNNDANQAARPLQVLSHKKQNIIYVELLIKAHQAFVHECSMEGIANVLNRAKVLNSILAQAKSWSLIVRMLIGIGRYREMFFCFDTLIENEQFESLLGQFDIEKTIGLRQAILAYLREYCAPQQGKELFKLAALNFLMYKDLAELWEQDAAEILNKVYNTFHLPDDTDGKLSKLKCSAEMVNQLNLSLEYYVHATENYLLDNKLLLAQKSASLAELTAMQIDLASTALEKPATSSGLHLCICVINVKTREQFKILVNNELSVSQTLILSRAYGYDINWSEAIIYQYVIKLKRSYMNDFLQQVDITDDIIENAIKCFQLQCNQNTISKEMEEHISELVNLVQSVTLKYKLASLLTLKTTILSLINDQTIHYLRDMKFGRREENRNA; encoded by the exons ATGGCAAATAATGAAcgtgataaaatttttaaatcatggTCTGGAATTAGTGAAGTCGCTCTTATTAAGGAGGTGGCTACAAAGGGAGAACATATTCAATTATGCATACAATATTGGGCTCGAAAACGAAAAATGTCTGTGACAGAGTATGAGCTGTTCTTCCATGATGTTGTACAAACCTACGTGAATCGTTTGTTAACAGAACGTTTGGTGTGTAAGGCCGAAAATGTCCTACGCAATGTACAACGAGATGTTAAATGTTTTTACTATCAGTTTGCATGTGAATCCAATGATCCGGAATTACGAGAACTAATAATGGAGCATTTGATTAAAAAAGAGCCCTGCGATGACTACGAACAtcatatgcaaaatttaaaatttcattgggagctgctgcagcaaataaaaaaatccgaaACCATCATggcaaacataaaaaaacatatgaGACGTGTGAATTTGGAATCTTTAATGGCCTTGGATTCTGCTACTCAGCAAAGACTTATGATAGAGTTATATTTTGAGACACATAATCAAGTTCTTCTAcaacatattaacaaatttgttatgTGGGATTATTTAATTGATACCAAACAAATCGAAGAAATCATACGATGGTGTAGAATTCAGCATACCTCAAAGGACCACAAACCATGTATTGCAGGTCTTTCCGAATTAGAATCGAAGTACTTTCAATGGACTCTTGAAAGTGAAATGTATAAATACGCATTACGTTCTCTGCAAGATAACAGCGACAGTGTCCTACGAAATTATTTCGCTTCAGCTGGGTATTTCTTCGAAGACGAAATACATTCTGTACCAGCTGTGTTGCAACGAATCTGTCTCACAGAAAGTTTTGACCAAAATAACGATAATATAAAGGGTTTGCCATTGGCACGTTTTATGTTTGATCATAAGTTTTACTATTTGCTATTATACGACTTTGTGGGAACACGTCAACTCGAAGAGCTGTCTGAACTGTTAAGCGAACACAGacctcttttaaaatttttagttgtaTTGAAAACTAATTCTTTTCAGGATCTAGAAGGTTTCAAGGAG ATAAGCTTTTATGCGACAAAATATTTGGAGAGCGTTGGCGTAGATTTTGAACAAGAGCAAGCACTGGCAACACTTTTTGAGTTTCTTACCACAGAGCCATCCATGTCGAATTTACAATGTTCCGCCACTTCAGGCACACTCAAGACTCTGACCTATCTTAAGATTATTCATCACCagcaacaaaatgaaacaacaaatacaattgAACATGGCCTGCCAAATGTTTATGATCTATTGAAAACCTTTAAGGAACTGGATTTTAAACGCTTAACAAAGGATGCAAACGTATATGGAAAATGTTCTAGATTTTCGGAACAACCAAAACAAGATGGTAAAACCATACTACAGTACACATTTCGCTTAAACTTTTTACACTACATCAAACAGTCGCGTTGTGCGTATGCTGTTTACCTGATGCTATTGGAACAATTGCAAAACTATGCCCAAATTACGGAGACCCACTTATTCAGCGCATGTGAATGTGTCTACGACATGGCACTGCAATCATCCTCAACGGATACAGAAGTTATTACGCACAGCATAGCATTTTGTGAAATGCTGGGTTTTGATACGCAACAATTGCGTTGctttctaaaactaaagaaatatcTAACAAACGGTGTGGATAGCCAGCATTCTCAAAATATAGTTTCTATACTGCAAAAATCTGAGCGTATTTTAATCCAACGTTTAGAAAACGAAtgtatatttcctttaaatgaATATACTGCCATAATGTATATTAATGGTATAGCAAGAAGCGTTAATAATACCAGCAATGATCACGTCTCCCTTGTAATGCAGCACTATGCCACACTTAATGATTACTGGCGGCTGTTAGTGCTAttgcaatattttgaaatatctttAGATCAAATCAAGAATTTGGTAAAATATTTCACCATACTTCCAATGGGAGATCATCTGCTACGAGCATTGGCATTTGCAACACAAATAAACGAGCGTAGTACAGGGCTTAAACGTCGCACAAGTCTAACCCGGCGtcaactaaaacaaaataagcAACGTAGAAAGGAAAATAAAACAGCTGTTACTACCACCTCCATGGAAACCATGACATCGTCGTTTGCTTCTTGCCATGAATCATCGGGTATTGCCAATGATCTGGAACCGAACAATGATCGATTTGTGGCGGATTGTATAAATGGTGGCCCCGATCTGTTTGCTCTGATTATACTGTATACAAATGCTACCAAAGGCAATGACATTGAAAAAATAGACGACCTCAATAAGTTCCTCGAATGtatgcaacaaaaacaaaatcgtgCAACCACGTCAACTGTTGTCAACTATTTAAGGACAGCTGTTGAACAACATTTGCCCATAATGGCTGTTTTAGCAGCCTCAATAAATGGCAAAGATGACTGTAATCTAGATTGGTGCTGGCTGGTGTGGTTATCCGTGACTACGAACCAATGGAGTAATGTTTTAAGATTGGCCGTTGGCATTAATATACACTCATTTCCCTGGAATCTTATAGAAAACTTAGTAAGACAGTGTCAAATTAAATCGTTGGTGCGAagcttttctatattttatcctCATAACGCCTTGCTACATCTATTCAATTTTCTGGAACTAACTTTACAAAGCGAATTTGGTGACAAAGCCGTCCACGAGTTACATCTGTATGCTTTGGCTTGGAGTAATGATGATGTACGTTTACCACTGAATCCCTGGTCAAAGCGTGAAAAACTTATGAAACGAACAATATGGCTTCTTCTAtcacatttgaaaaataattttgaatcaaTTACTGATCAAATGAAATTCCTTACCTGTGTCTGCCAATCTGGGCTGAGTGATATAACGGCACAGCTGGACTTTTGTTTGTTAAGAGGATTTTGTGAAATTCTGCAATTGGCTGGCAATGGAGCCACGCAAAGATTTCCCCTGAACTTTATAGAGCTGATACAGAACGAGTCGGGCGAGAACAAGGAGTATGAACGAATTTTAAACTGTGTTTTGGCAGCCAAAGAATATGACATTGCTGTACGTTTGGCCTCACTTTTACACAAGCCTATCAGTGATATTGTCTATAGCAAATGGGTAAACTCTTTAGAACTTCAATTGGCTTTGCCCACAGTGGAGAATTTTGATAACTATAAGTTTCCCTTTGAGCAGTACGAACAAGAGGTTTCTACGCACTCCTTGCCGCCAGAGACCCTTGTGAACTTTCTATTGTACGCCTCCTCCCGTTTGCCCTCGAAATCTTTCCGATCTCGCTTCTATGTGCTACAAAAAGCACTAAATGTTATAAAGCATCATCACTTGTTTCCGAACGAATCATTTGATCGCGATCAAATTGAATATGACATGATAATAAACTATCTTCTGCTAGAAGATGAAGATGTGTCCACCCTCACATTGTATCATTCCGAATATTACGAAGAAATAATGTTATCTGAAAGATGTGTGCTCTACAAATCATTTCTTGAACTTAAGGAGTTGGCTGGCATAGAAGATTTGAATATAAGCAGCAAAATCGATTTAGATGAAAGACAGAAAAGTAAGTTGGAATCTTTATTGCATCATTTGCTGGATGATGGCGATATTGTTGAAGCTTTACGGTTGCAAGAACTCTTTGATGTGCGACCCTTGGACTTGCGTTTTGTGGTATTTTGTATGGCTTTGGCGGAATCTATGTCCAACATATACGCAATGTCGGCAGATGAACGTCAGCTGTTAGCTGAGATTGAACGTTCCTCGTTTTCCAAATTTACTAAACGCACACTTTGCGCCACAACCGGTGGTAGTGGTAGTTATTTATCGGACAGCAGTTCAACCTTAGAATTCGAAGAAATACCCTCGAAAGAAAAACAAGAAACTTTGGCCATACTTCAAGGCATTGCTTCGAAATTAAAGTTTGGTGTCACCATTGCCAAACGAGTTATCTGTTGTTATCGTGCTGCCATGTACTTAGACAAAGAGTATTTAGATGTTTTACGCACAAAAGATGTGCAGATATTGTTGCAGAGTATAGCAGAAGAGATTTGTTTGCATCGTCTTTTGGTAGTGAGTGACATATTGACGTCAACTCATATGGAACCACAAGAAATTGCCGAGCTATTGGCCTTTGAAATCACCACCGCCGTTGTACGACCACGTTTCTACATTTTCAGTCCTGACCAACAGGCTAAACATATGTTTCGTAACGCAGATCTCTGGGGTTATAACATTGATAGGGATTTACATTTATTCCTGGAACTAACGCCCGATCGTACTAAGCTAGGCGCATGCCTGTTAGAGTATTGTGATGCTCTAAAGCTGTATCGTAAATATCAGGATAACAAGCCATACGaacaaaatatatactttgaaCGTTTAGCCGAAATTATAGCACAATATGGCCAACCAAATAACAGCAGCACTGGAAATgccaataataatttaaataataatgatgcAAATCAAGCGGCGCGACCTCTACAAGTTCTatcacataaaaaacaaaacattatttatgTTGAACTTTTGATCAAAGCCCATCAGGCTTTTGTACACGAGTGCTCCATGGAGGGCATAGCAAATGTACTAAATCGAGCCAAAGTTTTAAACTCAATACTTGCCCAAGCCAAATCTTGGTCCTTAATAGTGCGAATGCTAATAGGCATTGGACGCTATCGCGAAATGTTCTTTTGTTTTGATACCCTAATTGAAAATGAACAATTTGAATCTTTGCTGGGACAATTTGATATCGAGAAGACTATAGGATTGAGACAAGCCATTTTAGCTTATCTACGCGAATATTGTGCTCCCCAGCAGGGAAAGGAACTTTTCAAGCTAGCTGCTCTAAATTTTTTGATGTACAAAGACTTGGCTGAATTATGGGAACAGGATGCCGCAGAAATACTAAATAAAGTATATAATACTTTTCACTTGCCTGACGATACTGATGGCAAATTATCGAAACTAAAATGTAGTGCAGAAATGGTTAATCAACTCAATCTTTCGCTGGAGTATTATGTACATGCTACCGAAAACTATTTACTGGACAATAAACTATTGCTGGCCCAGAAAAGTGCATCGCTAGCTGAACTAACAGCCATGCAAATTGATTTAGCTAGTACAGCATTAGAAAAACCAGCTACATCAAGTGGTCTGCATCTATGTATCTGTGTGATAAATGTTAAAACGAGGGAacagtttaaaattttagtcaACAACGAATTAAG